A genome region from Bifidobacterium coryneforme includes the following:
- a CDS encoding alpha/beta hydrolase family protein yields MRIGKRLMVLAATYIIILVAFVQLGSAMNTNWQVERYQDHIKVDTRKTAIASSKGPTTPEGTYKVRESQIQIELAPGHAIDAIVRQPVGAPGPRPACLFIHGAGTGKASEVYGDLASAMASAGITTLVPDKRLDTYSTLHRNYEAMSRDYDKSFEKLRSWPGVNPAMVGIYAESEGTWISSIMTARRHDVAYTILTSAPVYPGRQQMPMAATSYLDLIKAPSGIKKVIPKLLGMDFSSLGLEYADFESLPYLDHITQPTLVNYGTEDVSMPVEQGAREIMRRARDAGNRNVTVRYYPTNHQIRTGSRLAKDGLPLESHYTHDLEDWINGVAEGTGADQWATPMIAGSSPNQLFAAPEETSSGLLRSLNTLLILMVGGPVLLLLALLSSCGMALATWVRKRRLQRDPEEARAGTTGYGSGIAVRLCGLGLGSLVVMGLLVWYALRVVRHALTLEPLSSASVAGWTGLRCLALVLSLVLASLITRAVIRVPSNNQEEGTEVPPHVIHLAAGWGHWLTLVLTVIGSIMILATLAFWGLFSF; encoded by the coding sequence GTGCGAATCGGAAAACGCTTGATGGTCCTGGCGGCCACATACATCATCATCCTGGTGGCCTTTGTCCAGCTGGGTTCGGCCATGAACACGAACTGGCAGGTGGAACGGTACCAGGACCATATCAAGGTCGACACCAGGAAGACGGCCATCGCCTCCTCAAAAGGGCCGACCACCCCTGAAGGCACATATAAGGTACGGGAGAGCCAAATCCAAATCGAGCTGGCTCCTGGACATGCCATCGATGCCATCGTGCGCCAACCCGTGGGAGCCCCCGGCCCCAGGCCGGCCTGCCTCTTCATCCACGGGGCAGGAACCGGCAAGGCTTCCGAGGTATACGGAGATCTTGCCTCAGCCATGGCCTCGGCAGGCATCACCACCCTGGTACCCGACAAGCGCCTGGACACGTATTCCACCCTGCACAGGAACTACGAGGCCATGTCGCGAGATTACGACAAGTCCTTCGAGAAGCTGAGGTCCTGGCCCGGAGTCAACCCGGCCATGGTCGGCATATACGCCGAATCCGAGGGCACATGGATTTCAAGCATCATGACCGCCCGCCGACATGACGTGGCCTACACCATCCTGACCTCCGCCCCCGTCTATCCGGGACGCCAGCAGATGCCCATGGCCGCAACCTCATATCTCGATCTGATCAAGGCCCCGTCGGGCATCAAGAAGGTCATACCGAAACTCCTGGGGATGGACTTCTCATCCCTGGGTCTCGAATATGCCGACTTTGAGTCCCTCCCCTATCTTGACCACATCACCCAGCCGACCCTGGTCAACTACGGTACCGAGGATGTCTCCATGCCGGTGGAACAGGGGGCCAGGGAAATCATGCGCCGCGCCCGGGATGCCGGCAACCGGAACGTGACCGTCCGGTATTACCCCACCAACCATCAAATCAGAACCGGATCGCGCCTGGCCAAGGATGGACTCCCGCTGGAGTCCCATTACACGCACGACCTGGAGGATTGGATCAACGGGGTTGCCGAGGGCACCGGAGCCGACCAGTGGGCAACGCCCATGATTGCCGGGAGCAGCCCCAATCAGCTCTTTGCCGCGCCCGAGGAAACCAGCTCTGGGCTCCTGCGCTCGCTGAACACACTCCTGATACTGATGGTGGGCGGTCCCGTCCTCCTCCTGCTCGCGCTCCTGTCTTCCTGCGGGATGGCCTTGGCAACCTGGGTAAGGAAGCGGAGATTGCAGCGCGACCCGGAAGAGGCTCGGGCCGGAACAACTGGATACGGTAGCGGGATTGCCGTCAGACTATGCGGCCTGGGTCTGGGGTCACTGGTCGTTATGGGGCTCCTGGTCTGGTATGCGCTGCGTGTGGTTCGCCACGCCCTGACCCTCGAACCTCTGTCGTCAGCATCCGTGGCAGGATGGACCGGGCTCAGATGCCTGGCCCTGGTCCTGAGCTTGGTCCTGGCCTCGCTGATTACACGGGCTGTAATCAGGGTTCCTTCGAACAATCAGGAGGAAGGGACTGAGGTGCCGCCCCATGTAATCCATCTGGCCGCAGGCTGGGGACACTGGCTCACCCTGGTCCTGACCGTGATCGGATCCATCATGATTCTCGCCACCCTGGCCTTCTGGGGGCTGTTCAGCTTCTGA
- a CDS encoding LuxR C-terminal-related transcriptional regulator, with the protein MEAETSDRRRNDRILLVENHDLTAKNGGRRTVGDGPDPSIDASAGRPDDTQSIRVAVVDDHEMFRTGVIATLQPHFSIVGQAPDVESSILMVRETQPDVVLLDVHVPGGQGGGGAEILTRSHPLSPNSVFLALSVSDSPKDVGSVIRAGAQGYVTKTISSNDLISAIRQVHEGYAVFSPKLAGFVLSAFQDDEATETGLPAQDDELDRLSSREQEVMRLIARGYTYREVASELFISVKTVETHVSSVLRKLQLSNRSELTRWAADRRIV; encoded by the coding sequence ATGGAGGCCGAGACCTCCGACAGACGACGGAATGATAGGATTCTGCTTGTGGAAAACCATGATTTGACCGCAAAGAACGGCGGTCGGAGGACAGTCGGGGACGGTCCGGATCCGAGCATTGATGCCTCCGCCGGCAGGCCGGATGACACTCAGTCAATACGTGTCGCCGTTGTTGACGACCATGAGATGTTCCGCACTGGCGTCATCGCCACGCTCCAACCCCACTTCAGCATTGTCGGGCAGGCCCCGGATGTGGAATCATCCATTCTCATGGTGCGGGAGACCCAGCCGGATGTTGTCCTCCTCGACGTTCACGTACCGGGCGGGCAGGGTGGCGGAGGCGCTGAAATCCTGACCAGGTCCCACCCCCTTTCGCCGAACTCCGTCTTCCTGGCCCTGTCCGTTTCCGACTCGCCCAAGGATGTCGGTTCGGTCATCAGGGCCGGTGCTCAGGGGTATGTGACCAAGACCATCTCCTCCAACGATCTGATTTCAGCCATCCGCCAGGTTCACGAAGGGTATGCGGTCTTCTCACCCAAACTGGCGGGATTCGTCCTCTCAGCCTTCCAGGACGACGAGGCCACAGAGACCGGCCTACCCGCCCAGGACGATGAACTGGACAGACTCTCCTCCCGGGAGCAGGAGGTCATGCGCCTGATTGCTCGCGGATACACCTACCGGGAGGTGGCCTCCGAACTCTTCATCTCGGTCAAGACGGTCGAGACCCACGTTTCCAGCGTGCTGCGCAAACTCCAGCTCTCCAACCGAAGCGAGCTCACGCGTTGGGCGGCCGACCGCCGCATCGTCTGA
- a CDS encoding ATP-binding protein, which produces MRPQDGRMVCGVCKGISLHLGIKVGWVRIVALLLALTIVGAIPYVFLWLTLPSGDPVAAAMAPPQSQSPLSRGNTTSTPGQHPEERQHTVLGRLFGNTSKPKLIAGLGIILLLLALFMLIGNVRPAVVIPALLFLTGIGLSWIQTGDSGLRIPLLLTSLGLILASVITFLLSTLPLNRALTMMSMAAILLLGITAVAVPWIGSLIHQLSRESALKEREEERADMTAHLHDGVLQTLALIQLHADNPQTVFTLARSQERDLRNWLYQDRTPSERSVGTGIRDIAAEIEDSFGRPIEVVTVGDAMPCAQTDALLDASRQALVNAVTHGGEPISVYCEAGHSKVELFVRDHGSGFDMDKVPPDRLGIRQSIVGRIKRQGGTVEIVSRPGWGTEVRMHMPLSTASQQAGKQ; this is translated from the coding sequence ATGCGCCCCCAAGACGGACGTATGGTCTGCGGTGTCTGCAAGGGAATCAGTCTTCATCTCGGCATCAAGGTGGGATGGGTGCGCATCGTCGCCCTTCTCCTGGCTCTGACTATTGTGGGCGCCATCCCGTATGTCTTTCTCTGGCTGACACTTCCCTCCGGAGACCCGGTTGCCGCAGCAATGGCCCCTCCCCAAAGTCAGTCCCCGCTCTCTCGGGGCAACACAACCTCCACTCCAGGGCAACACCCCGAAGAAAGGCAGCACACTGTCCTGGGCCGGCTCTTCGGCAACACCTCCAAGCCGAAACTGATAGCAGGCCTGGGCATCATCCTTCTGCTTCTGGCCCTTTTCATGCTCATCGGCAACGTGAGACCCGCGGTCGTCATACCGGCTCTCCTCTTCCTGACCGGCATCGGCCTCTCCTGGATCCAAACCGGGGACTCCGGTCTCCGCATCCCCCTCCTACTGACCAGCCTGGGCCTCATACTCGCTTCGGTCATCACCTTCCTCCTTTCCACCCTCCCGCTCAACCGGGCGCTGACCATGATGTCGATGGCAGCCATACTCCTGTTGGGAATCACGGCCGTCGCCGTACCCTGGATCGGCTCCCTGATCCACCAACTCAGCAGGGAGAGCGCTTTGAAGGAACGCGAGGAGGAACGCGCCGACATGACCGCCCACCTGCATGACGGGGTATTGCAGACCCTGGCACTCATCCAGCTCCATGCCGACAATCCCCAGACCGTCTTCACCCTGGCCAGGTCCCAGGAACGCGACCTGCGCAACTGGCTCTACCAGGACCGGACCCCCTCGGAGCGGTCGGTAGGGACCGGCATCCGCGACATAGCCGCCGAGATCGAGGATTCGTTCGGAAGGCCAATCGAGGTGGTCACCGTCGGCGATGCCATGCCCTGCGCCCAGACGGACGCCCTTCTCGATGCCTCACGCCAGGCCCTGGTCAATGCGGTGACCCACGGGGGCGAACCCATATCGGTATACTGCGAGGCCGGGCACAGCAAGGTCGAGTTGTTCGTGCGAGACCACGGTTCCGGCTTCGACATGGACAAGGTGCCACCGGACCGTCTGGGCATCAGGCAGTCCATCGTGGGGCGCATCAAGCGACAGGGCGGTACGGTCGAGATAGTTTCACGACCTGGCTGGGGCACAGAGGTGAGGATGCACATGCCTCTTTCGACAGCCAGCCAGCAGGCGGGCAAACAGTAA
- a CDS encoding PspC domain-containing protein, which yields MSGYQNNRNGQPDERLSEKLFRMSRESYLVRPDDRWIGGVCGAIARRMGWNVALVRAVMILCIFLFGAGAAFYGFAWFVFPDSYGAIIAEDIRDGQWQGSMVGIIICWLLAAGALGIGVASFLIAGLLLYCLIRWSRQEALRYFAGNAGPDGGPNAAPGYGSGPLGPSPAGPGPYAPGPYGAQGPYGAGPYGYGGNGSGGFNPGAGASSGSGPGIGGSAPYGAGIGNSGPAGPDPRGQGIQNPGPYALGSGVPGWQGGQQPQAAWQPHSTGVGPDQHQSGTGGGPASPGVRAASYPSASAPAPAYTGLSPEPRPRVRRLRRKPAGPGLVSLMLGLILVSGGVVWIAAVNPYRGLPDTIRMALVWAAAVTLVLGITILVLGCIGRRSGGLTPIAIISALVVLVLSCISIGVGNAEYAIRSNLDTYHTIRVGESGRKMGSTREEMERYRSGILLKGDVDHRGKAVIDLTDFEKNNGTHQVEMTDSDISTSGCPIGEIRLAALFADIEVILPQGCTYSFAHPGDDLLNYGPDVEPRLLMNRDWWKQQIQDRKENGLVPWYWSNFDQGDEKHMPDNPELNIMLRPDIGGHLEVTTRGTATLPERKAVNNDNHRNRYHDDDEDWYTDQGDEDDE from the coding sequence ATGAGCGGATATCAAAACAATCGTAACGGGCAGCCCGATGAAAGGCTGAGCGAAAAGCTGTTCCGGATGAGCCGGGAATCCTACCTGGTGCGTCCGGATGACAGGTGGATTGGTGGGGTCTGTGGTGCTATCGCCCGGCGTATGGGCTGGAACGTGGCCCTGGTCAGGGCCGTGATGATTCTCTGCATATTCCTGTTCGGGGCTGGTGCAGCCTTCTATGGGTTCGCCTGGTTCGTGTTCCCTGACAGTTACGGAGCCATCATCGCCGAGGACATACGTGACGGGCAGTGGCAGGGTTCCATGGTCGGCATCATCATTTGCTGGCTCTTGGCTGCAGGGGCCCTGGGAATCGGAGTGGCTTCCTTCCTTATTGCGGGACTCCTGCTGTATTGCCTCATCAGATGGAGCAGGCAGGAGGCCTTACGGTATTTTGCCGGCAACGCTGGCCCCGACGGAGGTCCAAACGCCGCCCCTGGGTATGGCTCAGGACCGCTCGGTCCCTCCCCGGCAGGTCCTGGCCCATATGCTCCCGGGCCATATGGTGCACAGGGGCCATACGGAGCAGGTCCTTACGGTTATGGTGGCAATGGTTCCGGCGGTTTCAACCCGGGTGCGGGTGCCTCAAGTGGTAGTGGCCCCGGTATTGGTGGTTCCGCTCCTTATGGGGCCGGTATAGGTAACTCCGGTCCTGCTGGCCCCGACCCTCGTGGTCAGGGGATTCAGAACCCCGGCCCCTACGCCTTGGGTTCCGGCGTTCCCGGTTGGCAGGGCGGACAGCAGCCTCAGGCCGCGTGGCAACCCCATTCCACCGGAGTTGGTCCGGACCAGCATCAGTCCGGTACCGGTGGCGGACCCGCTTCCCCAGGCGTTCGTGCGGCTTCTTACCCCTCTGCGAGTGCTCCGGCTCCGGCCTATACAGGTCTGTCGCCGGAGCCTCGGCCCCGTGTGCGCAGGCTGCGTCGGAAACCCGCAGGCCCGGGGTTGGTCAGCCTGATGCTGGGGCTGATACTGGTCTCTGGCGGAGTCGTCTGGATAGCTGCCGTCAATCCATACCGCGGCCTCCCCGATACCATACGGATGGCGCTGGTCTGGGCTGCTGCTGTGACCCTGGTGTTGGGAATCACCATCCTGGTCCTTGGATGCATCGGGCGGCGTTCCGGAGGGCTGACCCCGATTGCGATTATTTCGGCCTTGGTGGTTTTGGTTTTGAGTTGCATCAGCATAGGGGTCGGTAATGCGGAATACGCCATTCGCTCCAACCTGGATACCTACCACACGATCCGCGTGGGTGAGAGTGGTAGGAAAATGGGGTCGACCAGAGAGGAGATGGAGAGGTACAGGTCCGGAATTCTCCTGAAGGGTGATGTCGACCACCGGGGCAAGGCGGTCATTGACCTGACCGACTTTGAAAAGAACAATGGCACCCATCAGGTCGAGATGACCGACTCGGACATTTCAACCTCAGGCTGTCCGATCGGTGAAATCCGTCTTGCTGCCTTATTCGCCGATATTGAGGTCATCCTGCCCCAAGGTTGCACGTATTCCTTTGCGCATCCGGGCGACGATCTCCTCAACTACGGACCCGATGTCGAGCCGCGCCTACTGATGAACAGGGACTGGTGGAAGCAGCAGATACAGGACCGGAAAGAGAACGGTCTGGTGCCTTGGTATTGGAGTAATTTCGATCAGGGCGACGAAAAGCACATGCCGGATAATCCGGAGTTGAATATCATGCTTCGGCCGGACATCGGAGGCCACCTCGAGGTCACTACAAGGGGTACCGCCACCCTGCCTGAGAGGAAGGCGGTTAACAACGACAACCACCGGAACAGGTACCACGACGACGATGAAGATTGGTACACGGATCAGGGGGATGAGGATGATGAGTGA
- a CDS encoding Yip1 family protein gives MKIGTRIRGMRMMSEQTDSERGKNEMGAEEVKPTGSETTEMESTGTDPSELNTAEMGETARGAEAHLGSGAPVDAADKGGSDTDTLRMDETNMTGATAPGSGPQKAPFQPNSAPMYRAPRQPDPEPIRPTGASTPTIVLGCVISLFALVFLILGLVYLHYGQKMTEVLNWSVIFPVFFAVIGCLLVVIAIMYWMSGVYRRHRDSKDLRGTAEFHEDQSSQVSEKDASAVNRSDTGPTVRS, from the coding sequence ATGAAGATTGGTACACGGATCAGGGGGATGAGGATGATGAGTGAGCAGACCGATTCCGAGAGGGGTAAGAACGAAATGGGTGCGGAGGAAGTGAAACCAACCGGGTCGGAAACCACTGAGATGGAATCGACAGGCACAGACCCATCCGAGCTGAATACGGCTGAGATGGGTGAAACCGCAAGGGGTGCCGAGGCGCATCTTGGAAGCGGTGCACCCGTTGATGCCGCCGATAAGGGTGGGTCGGATACCGATACGCTACGTATGGATGAAACAAACATGACCGGGGCAACGGCACCGGGGTCGGGCCCTCAGAAGGCTCCCTTCCAGCCCAACTCCGCTCCCATGTACCGGGCCCCCAGACAGCCCGACCCTGAACCGATACGACCAACCGGGGCAAGCACCCCGACCATCGTTCTGGGGTGCGTCATTTCGCTCTTCGCTCTGGTCTTCCTCATCCTGGGCCTGGTTTACCTCCACTACGGGCAGAAGATGACAGAGGTCCTCAACTGGTCGGTCATCTTCCCTGTCTTCTTTGCGGTCATCGGCTGCCTTCTGGTGGTCATTGCCATCATGTACTGGATGTCGGGAGTGTACAGGAGGCATCGAGATTCCAAGGACCTGCGAGGAACAGCCGAATTCCATGAGGACCAATCGTCACAGGTGAGCGAGAAGGACGCTTCGGCGGTCAATCGGTCAGATACCGGGCCCACGGTCAGAAGCTGA
- a CDS encoding DUF4125 family protein, producing MTSEDDEQDQRDDQSLREDIVRHEWAQFQGVNNEGGPANCQGNWPIFHQMRLSQFMTWPADLLSSYGDDLNQADATGRNLLTEKYGRMMESTVPDQYRRDIAPYLPKLGIERQTRQEAIIDQQVAWAKEFRERYPRLGREMRVLRTSQDTPDSTSFETYLRGELSTYSARTLGLYERMIADMVSQGRNLTAETILFTVKQNGFNSLDEAERAQS from the coding sequence ATGACAAGCGAAGACGACGAACAAGACCAGCGGGATGACCAATCCCTGCGGGAGGATATCGTCAGGCACGAGTGGGCTCAGTTCCAAGGTGTCAACAACGAGGGCGGCCCTGCAAACTGCCAGGGGAACTGGCCGATTTTCCACCAGATGAGACTGAGCCAGTTCATGACCTGGCCGGCCGACCTCCTATCCAGCTATGGCGACGATCTGAACCAGGCCGATGCCACGGGGCGCAACCTCCTGACCGAGAAGTACGGAAGGATGATGGAGTCCACGGTCCCCGACCAGTACCGGCGCGACATCGCCCCCTACCTGCCGAAACTGGGCATCGAGCGTCAGACCCGACAGGAGGCCATCATCGACCAGCAGGTGGCCTGGGCCAAGGAATTCCGCGAGCGCTACCCCAGACTTGGCAGGGAGATGAGGGTGCTCAGAACCAGCCAGGACACCCCTGATTCCACCTCGTTCGAAACCTACCTCCGAGGGGAGTTGAGCACCTATTCAGCCAGGACCCTGGGCCTGTATGAGCGGATGATTGCCGACATGGTCTCCCAAGGGCGAAATCTGACGGCGGAGACAATCCTGTTCACAGTCAAGCAGAACGGGTTCAACAGCCTGGATGAGGCTGAGCGGGCGCAGTCCTAG
- a CDS encoding DUF4037 domain-containing protein has product MVDDRQADNHQGEDSAAHMQTDGEFDSQAFLDGLDAIFQAGKAKDDAEPYLQQALVDAENAGDDAGLLTVLNETMGFYRSQGRHKENMWIIQRAIELATRMRIEGSEAWTTTLINAATGLRAAKQYDQAEDLYRQALASAAKTLKPDDRRLAALHNNLSMLYSETGRFDQAEQELRQAMTILEDSSPDPSADLDLASTNTNLALLLLQEGTDGKHEDKREAIVQDATNHAVKALEIYRQGHLEESAHYASALAGYAQVRFFAGRFDQAVQAYRQSLAIIESRYGKGSDYYTITSQNLEQAEEAAKEAGQDPDAVEASLPTATRPLANGRNTGTDNDSVTGYNLDSYKTSTTPDISGLALSKAYWEQVGKPMIQERYPRYLRRMAVGLMGHGSDCYGFDDAVSRDHDFGPGFCIWLTEEDYQAIGEDLEADYLVLPQDFMGFHPRTDSVRAKGANRRVGVFEIGDFFESLTGYRQAPPEDHPHEWLLLDEPTLAAATNGKIFADPLGRMLSVRQGFKNMPDDVRFSLISRRLGMISQAGQYNLPRSLARGDGAAAMLSINEFVRATASLVFLVNNPLTVGYLPYYKWQFAALRRLSRLMAARLGEVTQELEDVLRLASAACYGGAGFGEGGKGAGPAAKQVQEKIEGICARIVHELQAEGLTNSRETFLEWQRPYIEAHIHGTDPVLHSI; this is encoded by the coding sequence ATGGTCGACGACAGGCAGGCCGACAATCATCAGGGGGAAGACTCCGCAGCACACATGCAGACTGACGGGGAATTTGACAGCCAGGCGTTCCTGGACGGTCTGGATGCCATCTTCCAGGCAGGCAAGGCCAAGGACGACGCCGAACCTTACCTACAGCAAGCCTTGGTGGATGCCGAAAACGCTGGAGACGACGCAGGACTCCTGACCGTACTCAACGAGACCATGGGCTTCTACCGCTCCCAGGGACGACACAAGGAGAACATGTGGATTATTCAGCGGGCCATTGAGCTGGCCACACGGATGCGGATTGAAGGATCCGAGGCCTGGACCACCACATTGATCAACGCAGCCACAGGCCTGCGCGCAGCCAAGCAGTATGACCAGGCAGAGGACCTCTACCGACAGGCCCTGGCCTCGGCAGCAAAAACCCTCAAGCCCGATGATAGAAGGCTGGCGGCCCTGCACAACAACCTCTCCATGCTCTACAGCGAGACCGGGCGGTTCGACCAGGCCGAGCAGGAACTACGCCAGGCGATGACCATATTGGAGGACTCGAGCCCCGATCCCTCAGCAGACCTGGATCTGGCATCGACCAACACCAATTTGGCTCTCCTGCTCCTCCAGGAGGGTACGGACGGCAAGCACGAGGATAAACGCGAGGCAATCGTTCAGGATGCCACGAACCACGCCGTCAAAGCCCTGGAAATCTACCGGCAAGGTCATCTGGAGGAGAGCGCCCACTATGCCTCGGCGCTGGCTGGATACGCCCAGGTCAGATTCTTCGCCGGCCGGTTCGACCAGGCAGTACAGGCCTATCGTCAATCCCTGGCAATCATCGAGTCCAGGTACGGCAAGGGCAGCGACTACTACACCATCACCAGTCAGAACCTAGAGCAGGCAGAAGAGGCGGCCAAGGAGGCCGGACAGGATCCCGATGCCGTCGAAGCCTCCCTCCCCACTGCCACACGTCCGTTGGCAAATGGAAGGAATACCGGCACCGACAACGATTCAGTTACCGGATACAACCTGGATTCCTACAAGACTTCGACCACACCTGACATCAGTGGTCTGGCCCTGTCAAAGGCATACTGGGAGCAAGTCGGCAAACCCATGATTCAGGAAAGGTACCCCCGGTATTTACGTCGTATGGCTGTGGGACTGATGGGGCATGGGTCGGACTGTTACGGTTTTGACGATGCCGTCTCCAGGGACCATGATTTCGGACCCGGGTTCTGCATCTGGCTGACGGAGGAGGACTACCAGGCCATTGGCGAGGATCTGGAAGCCGACTACCTGGTCCTCCCCCAGGACTTCATGGGCTTCCATCCCCGTACCGACAGTGTCCGGGCCAAGGGGGCCAACAGGAGGGTCGGCGTTTTTGAAATCGGCGACTTCTTCGAATCCCTGACCGGGTACAGGCAGGCGCCTCCCGAGGATCATCCTCACGAGTGGCTCCTCCTGGACGAGCCGACCTTGGCCGCCGCCACGAACGGGAAGATCTTCGCCGACCCCCTGGGCAGGATGCTCTCAGTCCGGCAGGGTTTCAAGAACATGCCGGATGACGTGCGTTTCAGCCTCATATCGCGCCGCCTGGGCATGATATCCCAGGCGGGTCAGTACAACCTTCCCAGGTCCCTGGCACGTGGGGATGGGGCGGCGGCGATGCTCTCCATCAACGAATTCGTTCGGGCCACCGCCTCCCTGGTCTTCCTGGTCAACAACCCCCTGACCGTCGGTTACCTCCCCTACTACAAGTGGCAGTTCGCGGCCCTGCGTCGTCTCAGCAGACTCATGGCCGCCCGACTGGGAGAGGTCACCCAGGAACTGGAGGACGTTCTCAGGCTCGCCTCGGCCGCCTGCTACGGCGGAGCCGGATTCGGCGAGGGCGGCAAGGGGGCAGGCCCTGCCGCCAAGCAGGTACAGGAGAAGATAGAGGGCATCTGCGCTCGGATCGTCCATGAACTGCAGGCCGAGGGGCTCACGAACAGTCGGGAGACCTTCCTGGAATGGCAGCGCCCCTATATCGAGGCACATATCCATGGCACCGACCCGGTCCTGCACAGCATCTAA